One window of the Burkholderia ubonensis subsp. mesacidophila genome contains the following:
- a CDS encoding ShlB/FhaC/HecB family hemolysin secretion/activation protein, with the protein MNAGRLLCAANLLTFAVAAVAQAPQSGAQPQSAQRHQAQQLDELRQQVLDQPDVLSAKPSSESGALRFPAETPCFDIHEIEWRGADAFPWLRNAVPLEHACIGQNGLSLLREWVGQHLVARGFITSLVSIPPQDLSTGRLIIDVLPGRIGAIDDARGGIGWTPIVFPRGAQALLNVRDLDQALENVRRLPGQSAAAFDLVPGASLGDTDIVVRHPDDARRVRFVATADNGGLDATGRNQLGAIVAIDSPLGLYDQLIVTYNTDAALRNKSLGSQAKSAAWNVPVGYASFSLGISEWTSRQTLAPELPGEVMPPLGQRTRRYEAGVSYVPYRSGHGKTTLRFRLARREDRSWFGPVELDVFRHDIVSYEVGASHREKLARATVDASIGMRASLAGLSAFPGRVNGRPEWDGRYRVYSATLGADAPFRIGARAFGYRGLLQLQYAPGALPSTEYLQIGGRYTVRGFDGNQTLAGDSGWFWRNELATPLFSSHEAYVALDAGAVTGAGSREGAGRDGRTLIGAALGVRGGYRMIGYDVALGVPLRKPGALQTARPTLDVSLTARF; encoded by the coding sequence GTGAACGCCGGGCGCTTGCTGTGCGCCGCGAATCTGCTGACGTTCGCCGTTGCCGCAGTCGCACAGGCACCCCAGTCCGGCGCACAGCCGCAGAGTGCGCAGCGTCATCAGGCCCAGCAACTCGACGAGCTCAGGCAGCAGGTGCTCGACCAGCCGGACGTGCTGTCCGCGAAACCGTCGAGCGAATCAGGCGCGTTGCGCTTTCCTGCGGAAACGCCGTGTTTCGATATTCACGAAATCGAATGGCGCGGCGCCGACGCATTCCCGTGGCTGCGTAATGCCGTGCCGCTCGAACACGCATGCATCGGACAGAACGGATTGAGCTTGCTGCGCGAATGGGTCGGGCAGCATCTCGTCGCGCGCGGCTTTATCACGTCGCTCGTGAGCATTCCGCCGCAGGATCTGTCGACCGGACGCCTGATCATCGACGTGCTGCCCGGCCGCATCGGCGCGATCGACGATGCGCGCGGCGGGATCGGCTGGACGCCCATCGTGTTTCCGCGCGGCGCGCAGGCATTGCTGAACGTGCGCGATCTCGATCAGGCGCTCGAGAACGTGCGCCGCCTGCCCGGTCAGTCGGCCGCCGCGTTCGACTTGGTTCCGGGCGCGTCGCTTGGCGACACCGACATCGTCGTTCGGCATCCGGACGATGCGCGCCGCGTCCGCTTCGTCGCGACCGCCGACAACGGCGGGCTCGATGCCACCGGCCGCAACCAGCTCGGCGCGATCGTCGCGATCGATTCGCCGCTGGGGCTCTACGATCAACTGATCGTCACCTACAACACCGACGCCGCGCTGCGCAACAAGTCGCTCGGCTCGCAAGCGAAAAGCGCGGCATGGAACGTGCCGGTCGGATATGCGTCGTTCTCGCTCGGCATCAGCGAGTGGACGAGCCGGCAGACGCTCGCGCCCGAGCTGCCAGGCGAGGTCATGCCGCCGCTCGGCCAGCGGACCCGCCGCTACGAAGCCGGCGTGAGCTACGTGCCGTATCGCTCAGGTCACGGCAAGACGACGCTGCGCTTCAGGCTCGCTCGCCGCGAGGACCGTTCGTGGTTCGGTCCCGTCGAGCTCGACGTGTTCCGCCACGACATCGTCAGTTATGAAGTGGGCGCATCGCATCGCGAGAAGCTCGCGCGTGCGACGGTCGACGCGAGCATCGGCATGCGCGCGAGCCTTGCCGGGCTGAGCGCCTTCCCCGGGCGCGTCAACGGCCGGCCTGAATGGGACGGCCGCTATCGCGTGTACAGCGCGACGCTCGGCGCCGATGCGCCGTTCCGGATCGGCGCGCGTGCGTTCGGCTATCGCGGATTGCTCCAGCTTCAGTACGCGCCCGGTGCGCTGCCATCGACCGAATACCTGCAGATCGGCGGCCGCTACACGGTGCGCGGCTTCGACGGCAATCAGACGCTCGCCGGCGACAGCGGCTGGTTCTGGCGCAACGAACTGGCGACGCCGTTGTTCAGCTCGCACGAGGCCTATGTCGCTCTCGACGCCGGCGCGGTCACGGGCGCGGGCTCGCGCGAAGGCGCGGGCCGGGACGGGCGCACGTTGATTGGCGCCGCGCTCGGCGTGCGCGGCGGCTACCGGATGATCGGCTACGACGTCGCGCTCGGCGTGCCGCTTCGCAAGCCCGGGGCGCTGCAGACCGCGCGACCCACGCTCGACGTATCGCTCACTGCGCGTTTCTGA
- a CDS encoding YciI family protein — protein sequence MRYMIMVRANAVSESGALPDDRLVEAMTVYHEELAKAGVLLDATGLHPSSKGWRVRYVGGKGTVIDGPFAETKELIAGYTLIQVRSRDEALEWTRRFPAPFGAELDCEIEVRQLMELDDLTPSDAVERFRELQAARGFGH from the coding sequence ATGCGATACATGATCATGGTGCGGGCGAATGCCGTCAGCGAATCCGGTGCGTTGCCGGACGACCGGCTGGTCGAGGCGATGACGGTCTATCACGAGGAGCTGGCGAAGGCCGGCGTGCTGCTCGACGCGACGGGCCTGCACCCGAGCTCGAAGGGCTGGCGCGTGCGCTACGTGGGCGGCAAGGGGACGGTGATCGACGGCCCGTTCGCCGAGACCAAGGAGCTGATCGCGGGCTACACGCTGATCCAGGTGCGCTCGCGCGACGAGGCGCTCGAATGGACGCGCCGCTTCCCGGCGCCATTCGGCGCGGAACTGGACTGCGAGATCGAGGTGCGCCAGCTGATGGAACTGGACGATCTCACACCGAGCGACGCGGTCGAGCGGTTCCGCGAGCTTCAGGCCGCTCGCGGCTTCGGTCATTGA
- a CDS encoding VOC family protein gives MHKQIFINLPVADLPRAQAFYAALGFEPVPAYTNDQAACIRISDAIFAMLLVRPFFQTFTDKTIVDPATHVQALPCLSCESRAEVDAVVAKARAAGGATPRPPLEYPGMYGHAFADPDGHVWELMHVAQDASAQGPAS, from the coding sequence ATGCACAAGCAGATCTTCATCAACCTGCCGGTGGCCGACCTGCCGCGCGCACAGGCGTTCTATGCGGCGCTCGGCTTCGAGCCGGTGCCGGCATACACCAACGACCAGGCCGCCTGCATCCGGATCAGCGACGCGATCTTCGCGATGCTGCTCGTCAGGCCGTTCTTCCAGACCTTCACCGACAAGACCATCGTCGATCCGGCCACCCACGTGCAGGCGCTGCCGTGCCTGTCGTGCGAGAGCCGTGCCGAGGTCGACGCGGTCGTCGCGAAGGCGCGCGCGGCGGGCGGCGCGACGCCGCGTCCGCCGCTGGAGTATCCGGGCATGTACGGCCACGCGTTCGCCGATCCGGACGGCCACGTGTGGGAACTGATGCATGTCGCGCAGGACGCGTCCGCGCAGGGGCCGGCGTCGTGA
- a CDS encoding YciI family protein, which produces MAYMLLIVEPTGQRAGRTLAQGQSLYARMQDFARGLKARGVLRAVESLETSERGTRVQVRDGETRLIDGPFAEAKEMVGGFFLVDVDTHAEAVEIARQCPAAQWCTVEVRAVGPCFL; this is translated from the coding sequence ATGGCGTACATGCTGTTGATTGTCGAACCGACCGGCCAGCGCGCCGGGCGCACGCTTGCGCAAGGGCAGTCCCTCTATGCGCGGATGCAGGATTTCGCCAGGGGCCTGAAGGCGCGCGGCGTGCTGCGCGCGGTCGAGTCCCTCGAAACGTCGGAGCGCGGCACGCGCGTGCAGGTGCGCGACGGCGAGACGCGCCTGATCGACGGGCCGTTCGCCGAGGCGAAGGAGATGGTCGGCGGCTTCTTTCTCGTCGACGTCGACACGCACGCGGAAGCGGTCGAGATCGCGCGCCAGTGCCCCGCCGCGCAATGGTGCACGGTCGAGGTCCGTGCGGTCGGCCCGTGTTTCCTCTGA
- a CDS encoding RNA polymerase sigma factor, whose protein sequence is MTQAATHRAIEAVWRIEAPKIIARAARVVRDVGVAEELAQDTLVAALEHWPVDGVPDNPAAWLMTAVKRRALDRVRQESLHAAKRDQLGREFDALGVHVVPDIAEALADAQADDIGDDLLRLIFTACHPVLSTDARVALTLRLLGGLTTDEIARAFLAPEPTIAQRIVRAKRTLAAAHVPFEVPAADARPARLASVLEVIYLIFNEGYAATAGDDWMRPALCDEALRLGRVLAGLAPDESEVFGLVALMELQASRTRVRTDAQGRPVLLLEQDRSRWDPLLIRRGLAALERATKLGGVRGPYALQAALAACHARARQASETDWAQIVALYDALAEVAPSPVVELNRAVAVGMAFGPAAGLELVDALCDAPALARYHWLPSVRGDLLAKLGRADEAKAEFRRAAELTRNARERELLLKRAADA, encoded by the coding sequence GTGACGCAGGCGGCCACGCACCGCGCGATCGAGGCCGTCTGGCGGATCGAGGCGCCGAAGATCATCGCGCGGGCCGCGCGCGTGGTGCGCGACGTGGGCGTCGCGGAGGAACTGGCTCAGGACACGCTCGTCGCGGCGCTCGAGCACTGGCCCGTCGACGGCGTGCCGGACAACCCGGCCGCCTGGCTGATGACGGCCGTGAAGCGCCGCGCGCTCGACCGGGTCCGCCAGGAATCGCTGCACGCGGCGAAGCGCGACCAGCTCGGCCGCGAGTTCGACGCGCTCGGCGTGCACGTGGTGCCCGACATCGCGGAGGCGCTCGCCGATGCGCAGGCCGACGACATCGGCGACGACCTGCTGCGGCTGATCTTCACCGCGTGCCATCCGGTGCTGTCGACCGACGCGCGCGTCGCGTTGACGCTGCGGCTGCTCGGCGGGCTGACGACGGACGAGATCGCGCGCGCGTTCCTCGCGCCGGAGCCGACGATCGCGCAGCGGATCGTGCGCGCGAAGCGCACGCTCGCGGCGGCGCACGTGCCGTTCGAGGTGCCGGCGGCCGACGCGCGGCCGGCGCGGCTCGCGTCGGTGCTCGAGGTGATCTACCTGATCTTCAACGAAGGCTATGCGGCGACCGCCGGCGACGACTGGATGCGTCCCGCGCTGTGCGACGAAGCGCTGCGACTGGGCCGCGTGCTCGCGGGGCTCGCGCCGGACGAGAGCGAGGTGTTCGGCCTCGTCGCGCTGATGGAGCTGCAGGCGTCGCGCACGCGTGTGCGCACCGACGCGCAGGGCCGCCCGGTGCTGCTGCTCGAGCAGGATCGCAGCCGCTGGGATCCGCTGCTGATCCGGCGCGGCCTCGCGGCGCTCGAACGCGCGACGAAGCTCGGTGGCGTGCGCGGGCCGTATGCGCTGCAGGCGGCGCTGGCGGCCTGTCATGCCCGGGCGCGGCAGGCATCGGAAACCGACTGGGCGCAGATCGTCGCGCTGTACGACGCGCTCGCGGAGGTCGCGCCGTCGCCCGTCGTCGAACTGAATCGCGCAGTGGCGGTGGGCATGGCGTTCGGGCCGGCCGCGGGGCTCGAGCTCGTCGACGCGCTGTGCGATGCCCCGGCGCTCGCGCGCTATCACTGGCTGCCGAGCGTGCGCGGCGACCTGCTCGCGAAGCTCGGGCGCGCCGACGAGGCGAAGGCCGAATTCCGCCGCGCGGCGGAGCTGACCCGCAACGCGCGCGAACGCGAATTGCTGCTGAAGCGCGCGGCCGATGCGTGA
- a CDS encoding ExeM/NucH family extracellular endonuclease: MHRSLPSFVLAASLVTSAPALAAAPPVSAGCGGATTPIAAIRGGPGPSPLAGQTTSIEAVVTADFGGADGFGGFFVQQADAERRRRPGVSEGLFVYAPKARATAGDVVHATGRIEEKYGQTQLTLSGGIAVCARGRTVTPATLTLPVDAASVFAAHEGMLVRLPQTLTVSDTYELGRYGSIVLSNGRLRTPTHLVAPARAGAQADANARNRIVLDDGSNKQNPATVRYPPPALSAANTLRAGYTVRGVEGVLERRYDTWRLQPVPGAAAPVFERAANPRTGAPARHPDADVRVASFNVFNYFNGDGRGGGFDAPANRGAKTPAEFARQEAKIVATLRALRADVIGLMELANNGYGDASAVRRLAAKLGDGWRVVAPGAARLGSDAIAVALLYDSRTVEPAGRAATLEIGNLNRPPLVQTFARIGGARAVTVAVNHLKSKNCPNAAGADLDQADGQGCWNATRTRAAERIAGWLAGNPTGVTAEGVLLIGDLNSYAKEDPIRALEARGYANLVARFLGDDAYSYVFGGEAGYLDHALATSTLAARVKAVHAWHINADEPVALQYTPGFKTREQQSRYYAPDPYRSSDHDPLVIDLALEDRDTPTASGIYLHTLQIPSLLPE; the protein is encoded by the coding sequence ATGCATCGTTCATTGCCGTCGTTCGTCCTTGCCGCTTCACTCGTCACGTCCGCCCCGGCGCTCGCGGCCGCGCCGCCCGTCAGCGCCGGCTGCGGCGGCGCGACGACGCCCATCGCCGCGATCCGGGGCGGCCCCGGCCCGTCACCGCTGGCCGGGCAGACGACGTCGATCGAAGCCGTCGTCACCGCAGACTTCGGCGGCGCCGACGGGTTCGGCGGGTTCTTCGTCCAGCAGGCGGACGCCGAGCGCCGGCGCCGGCCGGGCGTGTCGGAAGGCCTGTTCGTCTATGCGCCAAAGGCGCGCGCAACGGCCGGCGACGTCGTGCACGCGACCGGCAGGATCGAGGAGAAATACGGCCAGACGCAGCTCACGCTGTCGGGCGGAATCGCCGTCTGCGCGCGCGGGCGGACGGTCACGCCGGCGACGCTCACGCTGCCGGTCGACGCCGCGTCCGTGTTCGCCGCCCACGAGGGCATGCTCGTGCGGCTGCCGCAGACGCTGACGGTCAGCGATACCTACGAACTGGGCCGCTACGGCAGCATCGTGCTCAGCAACGGCCGGCTGCGCACGCCGACGCATCTCGTCGCGCCGGCCCGGGCCGGCGCGCAGGCGGACGCGAACGCGCGCAACCGCATCGTCCTCGACGACGGCTCGAACAAGCAGAATCCCGCGACCGTGCGCTACCCGCCGCCCGCGCTGAGCGCCGCGAACACGCTGCGCGCCGGCTACACGGTGCGCGGCGTCGAAGGCGTGCTCGAGCGGCGCTACGACACGTGGCGGCTGCAGCCGGTGCCGGGCGCGGCCGCACCGGTATTCGAGCGCGCCGCGAATCCGCGCACCGGCGCACCCGCGCGGCATCCGGACGCCGACGTACGGGTCGCGTCGTTCAACGTGTTCAATTACTTCAACGGCGACGGCCGCGGCGGCGGCTTCGACGCGCCCGCCAATCGCGGCGCGAAGACCCCGGCCGAATTCGCGCGGCAGGAAGCGAAGATCGTCGCGACGCTGCGGGCGCTGCGCGCGGACGTGATCGGCCTGATGGAGCTCGCGAACAACGGCTACGGCGACGCCAGCGCGGTGCGCCGCCTGGCTGCGAAGCTCGGCGACGGCTGGCGCGTGGTCGCGCCGGGCGCCGCACGCCTCGGCAGCGACGCGATCGCGGTCGCGCTGCTCTACGACAGCCGCACGGTCGAACCGGCCGGGCGCGCGGCGACGCTCGAGATCGGCAACCTGAACCGCCCGCCGCTCGTGCAGACCTTCGCGCGCATCGGCGGCGCGCGCGCCGTCACGGTCGCGGTCAATCACCTGAAATCGAAGAACTGCCCGAACGCAGCGGGCGCCGATCTCGATCAGGCCGACGGCCAGGGCTGCTGGAACGCGACGCGCACGCGCGCGGCCGAACGCATCGCCGGCTGGCTCGCGGGCAATCCCACCGGCGTGACCGCGGAAGGCGTGCTGCTGATCGGCGACCTCAACAGCTACGCGAAGGAAGATCCGATCCGTGCGCTCGAAGCGCGCGGCTATGCGAACCTGGTCGCGCGTTTTCTCGGCGACGACGCGTACAGCTACGTGTTCGGCGGCGAAGCGGGCTACCTCGACCACGCGCTCGCGACGTCGACGCTCGCCGCGCGCGTGAAGGCCGTGCACGCATGGCACATCAACGCCGACGAACCGGTCGCGCTGCAATACACGCCGGGGTTCAAGACGCGCGAGCAGCAATCGCGCTACTACGCGCCCGATCCCTACCGTTCGTCGGACCACGATCCGCTCGTGATCGATCTCGCGCTCGAGGATCGCGACACGCCGACCGCAAGCGGAATTTACCTGCACACCTTACAAATTCCGTCACTTTTACCTGAATAG